A DNA window from Citrobacter tructae contains the following coding sequences:
- the deoD gene encoding purine-nucleoside phosphorylase has product MATPHINAEMGDFADVVLMPGDPLRAKHIAETFLEDVREVNNVRGMLGFTGTYKGRKISVMGHGMGIPSCSIYTKELITDFGVKKIIRVGSCGAVRMDVKLRDVVIGMGACTDSKVNRIRFKDHDFAAIADFDMVRNAVDAAKALGVDARVGNLFSADLFYSPDGEMFDVMEKYGVLGVEMEAAGIYGVAAEFGAKALTICTVSDHIRTHEQTTAAERQTTFNDMIKIALESVLLGDKE; this is encoded by the coding sequence ATGGCAACTCCACATATTAACGCAGAAATGGGTGATTTCGCTGACGTCGTATTGATGCCGGGCGACCCGCTGCGTGCAAAGCACATTGCTGAAACTTTCCTCGAAGATGTCCGTGAAGTGAACAACGTTCGCGGCATGTTAGGTTTCACCGGTACCTACAAAGGCCGTAAGATCTCCGTGATGGGTCACGGCATGGGTATCCCATCTTGCTCCATCTACACCAAAGAGCTGATCACTGATTTCGGTGTGAAGAAAATCATTCGTGTAGGCTCCTGCGGCGCTGTGCGTATGGACGTCAAACTGCGTGACGTGGTCATCGGTATGGGTGCATGCACCGATTCCAAAGTTAACCGTATCCGCTTTAAAGATCATGATTTTGCTGCCATTGCTGACTTCGACATGGTGCGTAACGCTGTTGATGCAGCAAAAGCGCTGGGCGTAGATGCGCGCGTGGGTAACCTATTCTCCGCTGACCTGTTCTACTCTCCGGACGGCGAAATGTTCGACGTGATGGAAAAATACGGCGTGCTGGGCGTGGAAATGGAAGCTGCCGGTATCTACGGCGTTGCGGCTGAGTTTGGTGCGAAAGCGTTGACCATCTGCACCGTGTCCGACCATATCCGTACTCATGAGCAGACTACTGCTGCTGAGCGTCAGACGACCTTCAACGACATGATCAAAATCGCGCTGGAATCTGTTCTGCTGGGCGATAAAGAATAA
- a CDS encoding YjjW family glycine radical enzyme activase, translated as MNSRCASVSKIIPFSCVDGPGSRLALFLQGCNLRCKNCHNPWTMGRCNDCGECVLHCPHDALSLSAGKVWWQSDVCQQCDTCLQMCPQQATPMAQTMSVDEVLRHIRKASLFIEGITVSGGEATTQLPFVIALFSAIKAAPQLQHLTCMVDSNGWLGETGWKKLLPVCDGVMLDLKAWDSACHLQLTGRDNATIKRSILFLAERGKLAELRLLVIPDQVDYLQHIDPLAAFINRLGNIPVRLNAFHAHGVYGEAKAWSSALPEDVERLAGALQDRGVDNLIFPALYL; from the coding sequence ATGAACAGCAGATGCGCTTCAGTAAGTAAAATCATCCCTTTCTCCTGCGTCGACGGGCCAGGCAGTCGTCTGGCCCTGTTCCTGCAGGGGTGCAATCTGCGCTGTAAGAATTGCCACAATCCGTGGACGATGGGCCGCTGCAATGATTGTGGGGAGTGTGTGCTGCATTGTCCGCATGACGCACTAAGTCTGAGTGCAGGGAAAGTATGGTGGCAATCCGATGTTTGTCAGCAGTGCGACACCTGCCTGCAGATGTGCCCGCAGCAAGCCACGCCGATGGCACAGACGATGAGCGTCGATGAGGTGTTGCGACATATTCGTAAGGCATCGTTATTTATTGAAGGGATTACCGTTAGCGGCGGTGAGGCAACGACACAGCTTCCCTTTGTGATTGCGCTGTTCTCAGCGATCAAAGCAGCTCCTCAGCTGCAGCACCTCACCTGCATGGTGGACAGCAACGGCTGGCTTGGTGAAACCGGCTGGAAGAAGCTACTGCCGGTTTGCGACGGTGTGATGCTGGATTTAAAAGCCTGGGACAGCGCATGTCATTTACAGCTTACCGGACGCGATAACGCGACGATCAAACGCAGTATTCTCTTTCTGGCTGAGCGAGGAAAACTGGCGGAGCTACGCCTGCTGGTGATCCCCGACCAGGTAGATTATCTGCAACATATCGATCCGCTGGCGGCGTTTATTAACCGCTTGGGCAACATACCCGTGCGGCTTAACGCGTTTCATGCACATGGCGTGTATGGTGAAGCTAAAGCCTGGTCGAGCGCTTTACCTGAGGATGTGGAGCGACTGGCTGGCGCATTGCAGGATCGAGGAGTGGATAACCTGATTTTCCCGGCGTTATACCTGTAG
- the radA gene encoding DNA repair protein RadA: MAKAPKRAFVCNECGADYPRWQGQCSACQAWNTITEVRLAASPTVARNERLSGYAGNAGVAKVQKLADISLEELPRFSTGFKEFDRVLGGGVVPGSAILIGGNPGAGKSTLLLQTLCKLAEQMKTLYVTGEESLQQVAMRAHRLGLPTANLNMLSETSIEQICLIAEEEQPKLMVIDSIQVMHMADIQSSPGSVAQVRETAAYLTRFAKTRGVAIVMVGHVTKDGSLAGPKVLEHCIDCSVLLDGDADSRFRTLRSHKNRFGAVNELGVFAMTEQGLREVSNPSAIFLSRGDEVTSGSSVMVVWEGTRPLLVEIQALVDHSMMANPRRVAVGLEQNRLAILLAVLHRHGGLQMSDQDVFVNVVGGVKVTETSADLALLLAMVSSLRDRPLPHDLVVFGEVGLAGEIRPVPSGQERISEAAKHGFRRAIVPAANVPKKVPEGMQVFGVKKLADALNVFDDL, encoded by the coding sequence GTGGCAAAAGCTCCTAAACGCGCCTTTGTATGTAATGAATGCGGGGCCGATTATCCGCGCTGGCAGGGACAATGTAGCGCTTGTCAGGCCTGGAACACGATTACCGAGGTGCGCCTTGCCGCATCGCCGACGGTGGCGCGTAATGAGCGTCTGAGCGGTTATGCCGGTAACGCAGGCGTCGCGAAGGTGCAAAAGCTGGCGGATATCAGTCTTGAAGAGCTGCCGCGTTTTTCTACCGGTTTTAAAGAGTTCGACCGCGTGCTGGGCGGCGGTGTGGTACCCGGCAGCGCCATTCTGATAGGTGGTAATCCAGGGGCGGGGAAATCCACCCTACTGCTGCAAACGCTGTGCAAGCTTGCTGAGCAGATGAAAACCCTGTACGTCACGGGGGAAGAATCCCTGCAACAAGTGGCAATGCGCGCCCATCGACTCGGCCTGCCGACGGCGAATCTCAATATGCTGTCGGAAACCAGCATCGAGCAGATTTGCCTGATTGCCGAAGAAGAACAGCCAAAGCTGATGGTTATCGACTCCATTCAGGTGATGCACATGGCGGATATTCAGTCTTCGCCGGGCAGCGTGGCGCAGGTACGTGAAACCGCAGCGTACCTGACGCGCTTTGCCAAAACGCGCGGCGTGGCGATTGTCATGGTTGGTCACGTTACTAAAGATGGCTCGCTGGCCGGGCCAAAAGTACTGGAGCACTGCATTGACTGCTCGGTACTGCTCGACGGCGACGCGGATTCTCGTTTCCGAACCCTGCGTAGCCATAAAAACCGTTTTGGCGCGGTGAATGAACTTGGCGTTTTCGCCATGACCGAACAGGGTCTGCGCGAAGTCAGCAACCCTTCCGCCATCTTCTTAAGCCGTGGTGATGAAGTTACCTCCGGCAGTTCGGTGATGGTGGTCTGGGAAGGGACGCGTCCACTGCTGGTAGAGATTCAGGCGCTGGTCGATCACTCGATGATGGCGAACCCGCGCCGCGTGGCGGTAGGGTTGGAACAAAACCGTCTGGCGATTCTGCTGGCGGTGCTGCACCGCCACGGTGGTCTGCAAATGTCTGACCAGGACGTGTTCGTCAACGTGGTTGGTGGCGTAAAAGTCACCGAAACCAGTGCGGATCTCGCGTTACTGCTGGCGATGGTGTCCAGCCTGCGCGACAGGCCGTTGCCGCACGATTTAGTGGTCTTTGGCGAAGTGGGGCTGGCGGGTGAGATTCGCCCGGTTCCCAGCGGTCAGGAACGTATTTCGGAAGCGGCGAAGCACGGTTTTCGTCGGGCAATTGTCCCTGCTGCCAACGTACCGAAGAAAGTACCGGAAGGGATGCAGGTTTTTGGCGTTAAAAAGCTTGCGGATGCGTTAAACGTGTTTGACGACTTATAA
- a CDS encoding YtjB family periplasmic protein: protein MARAKLKFRLHRAVIVLSCLALLVALMQGASWFSQNHQQQRNPQLEELARTLARQVALNVAPLMRTETPDEKHIAAVLRQLTDESRILDAGVYDEQGDLITHAGESVNVRDRLALDGKKAGGYFNQQIVEPIQGKNGPLGYLRLTLDTHTLATEAKQVDNTTNILRLMLLLSLAIGVVLTRTLLQGKRTRWQQSPFLLTANKPVQEEDAEKKE from the coding sequence ATGGCTCGCGCAAAACTGAAATTCCGACTTCATCGTGCAGTGATTGTATTGTCCTGCCTCGCGCTACTCGTCGCACTGATGCAGGGCGCGTCGTGGTTTAGTCAAAACCATCAGCAGCAGCGCAATCCGCAGCTGGAAGAGCTGGCCCGTACGCTGGCCCGCCAGGTTGCGTTAAATGTCGCACCGCTGATGCGCACCGAAACGCCGGATGAAAAACACATTGCCGCCGTGCTACGCCAACTCACCGACGAGAGCCGTATTCTGGATGCGGGTGTCTACGATGAACAGGGCGATCTCATTACGCATGCTGGCGAGAGCGTGAATGTCCGCGACCGCCTGGCGCTGGATGGTAAAAAAGCCGGGGGCTATTTTAATCAGCAGATTGTTGAACCTATTCAGGGAAAAAATGGTCCGCTGGGCTATCTGCGCCTGACGCTGGATACACACACGCTTGCCACCGAGGCCAAACAGGTGGATAACACCACCAACATTCTACGCCTGATGCTGCTTCTGTCACTGGCTATTGGCGTGGTGCTGACCCGTACATTACTGCAAGGCAAGCGCACCCGCTGGCAACAATCACCATTCCTGCTTACCGCGAACAAACCGGTGCAGGAAGAAGACGCCGAGAAAAAAGAGTAA
- a CDS encoding YjjI family glycine radical enzyme, translated as MPTSSELALQQRCQQIVTSPVLSPEQKRHFLALEAENALPYPQLSAEARQALDDGVICDMYEGHAPFKPRYVLPDYARFLANGSSWLELEGAQDLDDALSLLTILYHHVPSVTSMPVYLGQLDTLLQPYVRILTQDEIDIRIKRFWRYLDRTLPDAFMHANIGPTDTPITRAILRADAELKQVSPNLTFIYDPQITPDDLLLNVAQNICECSKPHISNGPENDKIFTKGHYGVVSCYNSLPLAGGGSTLVRLNLKAIAERSTSIDDFFTRTLPHYCQQQIAIIDSRCEFLYEKSHFFENSFLVQEGLIDPERFVPMFGMYGLAEAINLLCEKAGLNARYGKDEHANELGYRVSAQLADFVANTPVKYGWKQHAMLHAQSGISSDIGTTPGARLPYGDEPDPITHLQTVAPHHVYYHAGISDILTLDETIKRNPQALVQLCLGAFKAGMREFTANISGNDLVRVTGYMVRLSDLEKYRTEGSRTNTTWLGEEAARNTRILERQPRVISHEQQMRFSK; from the coding sequence ATGCCCACTTCAAGCGAACTCGCGCTGCAACAGCGTTGCCAACAAATCGTGACCAGTCCGGTGCTCAGCCCTGAGCAGAAACGCCACTTTTTGGCGCTGGAGGCTGAAAACGCGCTGCCTTACCCGCAACTATCTGCCGAAGCACGCCAGGCGCTGGATGACGGGGTTATCTGCGATATGTACGAAGGTCATGCCCCGTTCAAACCGCGCTATGTTTTACCCGACTACGCGCGTTTTCTGGCCAACGGCTCATCATGGCTGGAGCTGGAAGGAGCACAGGATCTTGATGACGCGTTATCCTTACTCACCATCTTGTACCACCACGTACCATCAGTGACGTCGATGCCGGTCTACCTCGGTCAACTCGACACCCTATTGCAACCATATGTTAGAATTCTAACACAAGATGAGATCGATATTCGAATAAAACGTTTCTGGCGTTATCTCGACAGAACCCTGCCAGACGCCTTTATGCATGCCAATATTGGCCCAACCGACACGCCGATTACACGCGCAATTTTACGAGCAGATGCAGAGTTAAAGCAGGTTTCACCTAATCTTACCTTTATTTATGATCCGCAAATCACCCCTGATGATCTGCTGCTCAACGTGGCACAAAATATCTGCGAATGCAGTAAACCGCACATTTCTAACGGCCCTGAAAATGATAAAATTTTCACAAAAGGCCACTATGGCGTCGTCAGTTGTTACAACTCACTGCCGCTGGCTGGCGGTGGAAGTACGCTTGTCAGGCTGAATCTGAAAGCCATCGCAGAGCGCAGTACATCTATCGATGACTTCTTTACGCGCACCCTACCGCACTACTGCCAGCAGCAAATCGCCATCATTGATTCGCGGTGTGAATTCCTCTATGAGAAATCACATTTCTTTGAGAATAGCTTCCTGGTGCAGGAAGGGTTGATTGATCCCGAACGTTTTGTGCCTATGTTCGGTATGTATGGCCTGGCGGAGGCGATAAACTTGCTGTGTGAGAAAGCCGGACTGAACGCACGCTACGGAAAAGATGAGCACGCCAATGAGTTGGGCTATCGTGTCAGCGCTCAGCTTGCCGACTTTGTCGCAAACACGCCGGTGAAATACGGCTGGAAGCAGCACGCGATGCTGCATGCGCAGTCGGGGATCAGTTCCGACATCGGCACCACGCCGGGTGCACGTCTGCCTTATGGCGACGAGCCGGATCCCATCACCCATCTGCAAACCGTAGCACCGCATCACGTGTATTATCACGCCGGGATCAGCGACATCCTCACGCTGGATGAAACCATTAAGCGTAATCCCCAGGCGCTGGTACAGCTTTGCCTGGGGGCGTTTAAAGCCGGAATGCGTGAATTTACCGCCAACATCAGCGGCAACGATCTGGTTCGCGTCACCGGTTATATGGTGCGTCTGTCGGATCTGGAAAAATACCGTACCGAAGGCTCACGCACCAACACCACCTGGCTGGGCGAAGAGGCCGCGCGCAATACGCGTATTCTGGAACGTCAACCTCGTGTGATTAGTCATGAACAGCAGATGCGCTTCAGTAAGTAA
- the lplA gene encoding lipoate--protein ligase LplA: MTTLRLLISDSYDPWFNLAVEECIFRQMPATQRVLFLWRNADTVVIGRAQNPWKECNTRRMEEDNVRLARRSSGGGAVFHDLGNTCFTFMAGKPEYDKTISTGIVLNALNSLGVDADASGRNDLLVKTAEGDRKVSGSAYRETKDRGFHHGTLLLNADLSRLANYLNPDKKKLAAKGITSVRSRVANLTELLPGVTHEQVCKAVTDAFFAHYGERVEAEIISPDKTPDLPNFAETFARQSSWEWNFGQAPAFSHLLDERFTWGGVELHFDVEKGHITRTQVFTDSLNPVPLEALANRLQGCLYRADMLQHECEALLVDFPDQKEELRELSAWIARAVR; the protein is encoded by the coding sequence ATGACAACACTACGCCTGCTTATCTCCGACTCTTACGATCCGTGGTTTAATCTGGCAGTTGAAGAGTGCATTTTTCGTCAAATGCCCGCTACACAGCGTGTTCTGTTTTTATGGCGCAACGCCGATACGGTGGTGATTGGCCGAGCGCAAAACCCGTGGAAAGAGTGCAATACCCGACGCATGGAAGAGGATAACGTCCGGCTGGCACGTCGCAGCAGCGGCGGCGGTGCGGTGTTTCACGATCTCGGCAATACCTGCTTTACCTTTATGGCAGGCAAGCCGGAATACGACAAAACGATTTCCACTGGCATCGTTCTCAATGCGTTGAATTCTCTGGGCGTAGACGCCGACGCCTCCGGGCGTAACGATCTGCTGGTCAAAACGGCCGAGGGCGATCGCAAGGTTTCAGGCTCGGCGTATCGCGAAACCAAAGACCGTGGCTTCCACCACGGCACACTGCTGTTAAATGCCGATCTCAGCCGTTTGGCTAACTATCTAAATCCGGATAAAAAGAAACTCGCCGCCAAAGGGATTACCTCCGTACGCTCACGCGTTGCGAATCTTACTGAATTGCTGCCGGGCGTCACCCATGAACAGGTGTGCAAAGCAGTAACCGATGCCTTTTTTGCCCACTACGGTGAACGTGTAGAAGCTGAGATTATCTCTCCCGACAAAACACCGGATCTGCCGAATTTTGCCGAAACTTTCGCTCGCCAGAGCAGTTGGGAGTGGAATTTTGGCCAGGCTCCTGCTTTTTCGCATCTGCTGGATGAGCGCTTCACCTGGGGCGGCGTAGAACTGCATTTCGACGTTGAAAAAGGGCATATTACCCGCACGCAGGTCTTCACTGACAGCCTCAACCCCGTCCCGTTAGAAGCGTTGGCGAATCGTCTGCAAGGATGTCTGTACCGCGCTGATATGTTGCAGCATGAGTGCGAGGCATTGTTGGTTGACTTCCCGGACCAGAAAGAAGAACTCCGGGAGCTTTCGGCATGGATTGCCAGAGCAGTGCGTTAA
- the deoB gene encoding phosphopentomutase, with product MKRAFIMVLDSFGIGATEDADRFGDVGSDTMGHIAEACAKGEADNGRKGPLNLPNLTRLGLVKAHEGSTGKIAAGMDGNAEVIGAYAWAHELSSGKDTPSGHWEIAGVPVLFDWGYFSDHENSFPQELLDKLVKRANLPGYLGNCHSSGTVILDQLGEEHMKTGKPIFYTSADSVFQIACHEETYGLDKLYELCEIAREELTEGGYNIGRVIARPFIGDKAGNFQRTGNRHDLAVEPPAATVLQKLVDEKDGHVVSVGKIADIYANCGITKKVKATGLDALFDATIKEMKEAGDKTIVFTNFVDFDSSWGHRRDIAGYAAGLELFDRRLPELMELVGEDDILILTADHGCDPSWTGTDHTREHIPVLVYGPKVKPGSLGHRETFADIGQTLASYFGTSPMDYGKNML from the coding sequence ATGAAACGTGCATTTATTATGGTGCTGGACTCCTTTGGTATTGGTGCGACTGAAGATGCGGATCGCTTTGGCGACGTAGGCTCAGACACTATGGGACATATTGCAGAAGCTTGTGCTAAAGGCGAAGCTGACAATGGTCGCAAAGGTCCACTGAATCTGCCTAACCTGACCCGTCTGGGCCTGGTGAAAGCTCACGAAGGTTCTACCGGTAAAATTGCTGCCGGGATGGACGGTAATGCAGAAGTGATTGGTGCCTACGCATGGGCACATGAACTCTCTTCCGGCAAAGACACGCCGTCTGGTCACTGGGAAATCGCCGGTGTGCCGGTTCTCTTTGACTGGGGTTACTTCTCCGATCATGAAAACAGCTTCCCGCAGGAGCTGCTGGATAAGCTGGTTAAGCGTGCTAATCTGCCGGGCTACCTCGGCAACTGCCACTCTTCCGGTACGGTCATTCTGGATCAACTGGGCGAAGAACATATGAAAACCGGCAAGCCGATTTTTTATACCTCCGCTGACTCCGTGTTCCAGATTGCCTGTCACGAAGAGACCTATGGCCTGGATAAACTCTACGAGCTTTGCGAAATCGCCCGTGAAGAACTGACCGAAGGCGGCTACAACATTGGTCGCGTAATTGCCCGTCCGTTTATCGGCGATAAAGCCGGTAACTTCCAGCGTACCGGTAACCGTCACGATCTGGCCGTAGAACCGCCAGCGGCGACCGTTCTGCAGAAATTGGTCGACGAGAAAGACGGTCACGTGGTTTCCGTAGGTAAAATCGCGGATATCTACGCTAACTGTGGCATTACCAAAAAAGTGAAAGCTACCGGTCTGGACGCGCTGTTTGACGCCACCATCAAAGAAATGAAAGAAGCGGGTGATAAGACCATTGTCTTCACTAACTTCGTTGATTTCGACTCTTCCTGGGGACATCGTCGCGATATCGCCGGTTATGCCGCTGGTCTGGAACTGTTCGATCGCCGTCTGCCTGAACTGATGGAGCTGGTGGGAGAAGATGACATTCTGATCCTGACCGCTGACCACGGCTGCGACCCGAGCTGGACCGGCACTGACCACACTCGTGAACACATTCCGGTACTGGTTTACGGCCCGAAAGTGAAACCAGGCTCGTTAGGTCACCGTGAAACCTTCGCGGATATCGGTCAGACGCTGGCGAGCTACTTCGGTACGTCCCCGATGGACTATGGTAAAAATATGCTGTGA
- the deoA gene encoding thymidine phosphorylase, with protein sequence MFLAQEIIRKKRDGHALSDEEIRFFINGIRDNTISEGQIAALAMTIFFHDMTMPERVSLTMAMRDSGTVLDWKSLQLNGPIVDKHSTGGVGDVTSLMLGPMVAACGGYIPMISGRGLGHTGGTLDKLEAIPGFDIFPDDARFREIIKDVGVAIIGQTSSLAPADKRFYATRDITATVDSIPLITGSILAKKLAEGLDALVMDVKVGSGAFMPTYELSEALAEAIVGVANGAGVRTTALLTDMNQVLASSAGNAVEVREAVQFLTGEYRNPRLLDVTMALCVEMLISGKLAKDDAEARAKLQAVLDNGKAAEIFGRMVAAQKGPTDFVENYAKYLPTAMLSKAVYADTEGFVSAMDTRALGMAVVSMGGGRRQASDTIDYSVGFSDMARLGDSVDGQRPLAVIHAKDEASWQEAAKAVKAAISLDDKAPEITPTVYRRITE encoded by the coding sequence TTGTTTCTCGCACAAGAAATTATTCGTAAAAAACGTGATGGTCATGCGCTGAGCGATGAAGAAATTCGTTTCTTTATCAATGGGATTCGCGACAACACCATCTCTGAAGGGCAAATCGCCGCCCTGGCGATGACCATTTTCTTCCACGATATGACAATGCCTGAGCGCGTTTCGCTGACCATGGCAATGCGTGATTCAGGAACCGTGCTTGACTGGAAAAGCCTGCAGCTGAACGGCCCGATTGTGGATAAACACTCTACCGGCGGCGTGGGTGACGTGACGTCACTGATGTTAGGCCCGATGGTCGCAGCATGCGGCGGCTATATTCCGATGATTTCCGGTCGTGGCCTGGGCCATACTGGCGGTACGCTGGATAAACTGGAAGCCATTCCGGGATTTGACATCTTCCCGGACGACGCGCGTTTCCGTGAAATTATTAAAGACGTGGGTGTGGCGATTATTGGGCAAACCAGCTCGCTCGCACCGGCGGATAAACGTTTTTATGCCACTCGCGATATTACCGCGACGGTGGATTCCATTCCGCTGATCACCGGTTCCATCCTGGCGAAAAAGCTGGCAGAAGGGCTGGATGCGTTGGTAATGGATGTGAAAGTCGGCAGCGGTGCCTTTATGCCGACCTATGAGCTTTCCGAAGCCCTTGCCGAAGCGATTGTCGGCGTGGCGAACGGTGCGGGGGTACGCACTACCGCGCTGTTAACCGATATGAACCAGGTGCTGGCCTCGAGCGCCGGTAACGCGGTAGAAGTCCGCGAAGCCGTACAGTTCCTGACAGGTGAATACCGTAATCCGCGTTTGTTAGACGTTACCATGGCGCTGTGCGTGGAAATGCTGATCTCCGGCAAATTGGCGAAAGACGATGCTGAAGCCCGCGCGAAGCTGCAGGCGGTGCTGGATAACGGTAAAGCGGCGGAAATTTTTGGCCGTATGGTTGCGGCACAGAAAGGCCCGACCGACTTCGTGGAAAATTATGCGAAGTATCTGCCGACGGCAATGCTCAGCAAAGCGGTATATGCTGATACCGAAGGTTTTGTCAGCGCAATGGATACCCGTGCGCTGGGGATGGCGGTAGTTTCCATGGGCGGCGGTCGTCGTCAGGCATCGGACACCATTGATTACAGCGTCGGCTTTAGCGACATGGCGCGTCTGGGTGACAGCGTAGACGGCCAGCGCCCTCTGGCGGTAATCCACGCCAAAGACGAAGCCAGCTGGCAGGAAGCGGCGAAAGCGGTCAAAGCGGCAATCAGCCTTGACGACAAAGCGCCAGAAATTACACCGACAGTCTATCGTCGTATTACCGAATAA
- the deoC gene encoding deoxyribose-phosphate aldolase, producing MTDLTASSLRALKLMDLTTLNDDDTNEKVIALCHQAKTPVGNTAAICIYPRFIPIARKTLNEQGTPDIRIATVTNFPHGNDDIDIALAETRAAIAYGADEVDVVFPYRALIAGNEQIGFDLVKACKDACAAANVLLKVIIETGELKEEALIRKASEISIKAGADFIKTSTGKVPVNATPESARIMMEVIRDMGVSKTVGFKPAGGVRTAEDAQQFLAIADELFGADWADSRHYRFGASSLLASLLKALGHGDGKSASSY from the coding sequence ATGACCGATTTAACAGCAAGCAGCCTGCGTGCCCTGAAACTGATGGACCTGACCACCCTGAATGACGACGACACCAATGAAAAAGTGATCGCGCTGTGCCATCAGGCAAAAACCCCGGTAGGTAACACGGCGGCAATCTGCATCTATCCGCGTTTCATCCCTATTGCGCGTAAGACGCTGAACGAGCAGGGCACGCCGGACATCCGTATTGCAACAGTAACCAACTTCCCGCATGGCAACGACGATATCGACATTGCGCTGGCGGAGACTCGCGCGGCGATTGCCTACGGCGCTGACGAAGTTGACGTGGTATTCCCGTATCGTGCGCTGATTGCCGGTAACGAGCAGATTGGTTTCGATCTGGTTAAAGCCTGTAAAGACGCGTGTGCGGCGGCAAACGTGCTGCTGAAAGTGATCATCGAAACCGGTGAGCTGAAAGAAGAAGCGTTGATTCGCAAAGCGTCTGAAATCTCCATCAAAGCAGGGGCTGATTTCATCAAGACCTCTACCGGTAAAGTACCGGTCAATGCGACGCCGGAAAGCGCACGCATCATGATGGAAGTGATCCGCGATATGGGCGTATCTAAAACCGTTGGCTTCAAACCGGCAGGTGGCGTACGTACTGCGGAAGACGCACAGCAGTTTCTCGCCATTGCTGACGAACTGTTCGGTGCCGACTGGGCGGATTCCCGTCACTATCGCTTCGGTGCATCCAGCCTGCTGGCAAGCCTGCTGAAAGCGCTGGGTCACGGCGACGGTAAGAGCGCAAGCAGCTACTAA
- the serB gene encoding phosphoserine phosphatase, with translation MPNITWCDLPEDVSLWPGLPLSLSGDEVMPLDYHAGRSGWLLYGRGLDKQRLTQYQSKLGAAMVIVAAWCVEDYQVIRLAGSLTPRATKLAHDARLDVAPLGKIPHLRTPGLLVMDMDSTAIQIECIDEIAKLAGTGEMVAEVTERAMRGELDFTASLRSRVATLKGADANILQQVRESLPLMPGLTQLVLKLETLGWKVAIASGGFTFFADYLRDKLRLTAAVANELEIMDGKFTGNVIGDIVDAQYKANTLTRLAQEYEIPMIQTVAIGDGANDLPMIKTAGLGIAYHAKPKVNEKTEITIRHADLMGVFCILSGSMNQK, from the coding sequence ATGCCTAACATTACCTGGTGCGATCTACCTGAAGATGTCTCTCTGTGGCCAGGTCTGCCCCTCTCTTTAAGTGGTGATGAAGTGATGCCACTGGATTACCACGCGGGCCGCAGTGGCTGGCTGCTGTATGGTCGTGGGCTGGATAAACAACGCTTAACGCAATACCAGAGCAAACTGGGTGCGGCGATGGTGATCGTGGCGGCCTGGTGCGTCGAGGATTATCAGGTGATTCGCCTGGCGGGGTCGTTAACGCCGCGTGCGACAAAACTGGCGCATGATGCCAGGCTGGATGTCGCCCCGCTGGGCAAAATCCCGCATTTGCGCACGCCTGGCCTGTTGGTGATGGACATGGATTCGACGGCGATCCAGATCGAGTGTATTGATGAAATCGCCAAGCTGGCCGGAACCGGCGAGATGGTCGCAGAAGTCACTGAACGCGCGATGCGTGGCGAGCTGGATTTTACCGCCAGCCTGCGCAGCCGTGTCGCCACGCTGAAGGGCGCTGATGCCAATATTCTGCAACAGGTACGTGAGAGTTTACCGCTGATGCCCGGCCTGACGCAGCTGGTGCTGAAGCTGGAAACGCTGGGCTGGAAAGTGGCTATCGCCTCAGGTGGATTTACTTTTTTTGCCGACTATCTGCGTGACAAGCTGCGTCTGACGGCAGCTGTGGCCAATGAACTGGAGATCATGGACGGGAAATTTACCGGCAATGTGATTGGCGATATCGTTGATGCCCAGTATAAAGCCAATACCCTGACCCGTCTGGCGCAGGAGTACGAAATCCCGATGATACAAACGGTGGCGATCGGCGATGGGGCAAACGATCTGCCGATGATCAAAACGGCAGGGCTGGGGATCGCCTACCATGCTAAGCCAAAAGTGAATGAAAAGACGGAGATCACTATCCGTCACGCTGACCTGATGGGCGTGTTCTGCATTCTCTCTGGCAGCATGAATCAGAAATAA